From one Bacteroidia bacterium genomic stretch:
- a CDS encoding SRPBCC domain-containing protein has product MSHQLIVKSDIKINAPLAKVWDALVNPQKTKMYMFGCEAVSDWKVGNPLIWRAKVEGKEVVFVKGIVLHIQTNRQLKYSVIDPNASYPDVPENYLNVTYDLSEKGGVTHLMVLQDGFENAAEGEKRYIDTYNKGEGWNSILVAIKQLVEGK; this is encoded by the coding sequence ATGAGTCATCAATTAATCGTAAAAAGCGATATTAAAATCAATGCACCATTGGCTAAAGTATGGGATGCGTTGGTGAATCCACAAAAAACAAAAATGTATATGTTTGGTTGCGAAGCGGTATCCGACTGGAAAGTGGGTAATCCTTTAATTTGGCGCGCCAAGGTAGAAGGCAAAGAAGTGGTATTCGTAAAAGGAATTGTGTTGCACATTCAAACCAATCGTCAGTTAAAATACTCGGTGATAGACCCCAATGCGTCTTATCCTGATGTGCCTGAAAATTATTTGAACGTTACGTATGATTTGTCGGAGAAGGGCGGAGTAACTCATTTAATGGTGCTACAAGACGGTTTCGAAAACGCAGCTGAAGGCGAAAAAAGATACATCGATACCTATAACAAAGGCGAAGGTTGGAACTCGATTTTAGTTGCTATCAAGCAATTGGTGGAAGGGAAATAA
- a CDS encoding DUF1569 domain-containing protein, producing the protein MKNLFDKATAQEIQQRIDKLNPASQRQWGKMNVAQMLAHCSVSMETATGQLVIPRIFIGRVLAPFVKPMMYNDKSYGKNSPTGKEFIITDKRDFEKEKSKLKSLVTQFSEGGAAKCTTQPHSFFGKATSEEWSKGMYKHLDHHLQQFNA; encoded by the coding sequence ATGAAAAACTTATTTGATAAAGCAACCGCGCAAGAAATACAACAACGGATAGATAAATTAAATCCTGCTTCACAACGCCAATGGGGGAAGATGAATGTAGCACAAATGCTGGCACATTGTTCTGTTAGTATGGAAACAGCAACTGGACAATTGGTTATTCCACGTATTTTTATCGGCAGAGTGCTTGCACCTTTCGTAAAACCAATGATGTATAATGATAAATCGTATGGTAAAAACAGTCCGACAGGTAAAGAGTTTATAATTACTGACAAACGTGATTTTGAAAAAGAAAAAAGCAAGTTGAAATCACTTGTAACACAATTCTCCGAAGGTGGTGCAGCAAAATGTACTACACAGCCGCATTCCTTTTTTGGAAAAGCAACGTCCGAAGAATGGAGTAAAGGCATGTACAAACATCTCGATCATCACTTACAACAATTTAACGCCTAA
- a CDS encoding DUF4199 domain-containing protein, translating to METKQTSILAPALIAGVIAAAACIIYSLILNAAIKGLPPKGTQYVSYLLLILVIFFATKQFREKKAEGFISYGKALGFGTLISGVTAVLYAPYMYIYMTFINPNLINQIMEQAQIKMANTPNMTPEAMDMAMKSIKIFTSPSVMAIITIVGFLFIGFIISLITAAILQKDKPVFETPDTQA from the coding sequence ATGGAAACAAAACAGACTTCTATTCTCGCTCCTGCGCTTATCGCTGGTGTTATTGCCGCTGCTGCGTGCATTATTTATTCGTTAATTTTGAACGCTGCCATTAAAGGCTTGCCGCCAAAGGGAACGCAATACGTCAGTTATTTACTGTTAATACTGGTTATTTTTTTCGCTACAAAGCAATTTAGAGAAAAGAAAGCGGAAGGATTTATTTCGTACGGTAAAGCGCTTGGCTTTGGAACACTTATCAGCGGAGTTACGGCTGTTTTGTATGCGCCCTACATGTATATTTACATGACCTTTATTAACCCAAATCTGATTAATCAGATTATGGAACAAGCTCAAATAAAGATGGCAAATACCCCAAATATGACACCTGAAGCTATGGACATGGCGATGAAAAGTATAAAAATATTTACCAGTCCTAGTGTTATGGCGATTATAACCATCGTGGGATTTCTTTTTATCGGCTTTATTATTTCCTTGATTACTGCTGCTATTCTTCAAAAAGACAAACCTGTTTTTGAAACTCCCGATACACAAGCTTGA
- a CDS encoding glycosyltransferase family 2 protein, whose translation MNISIVVPLYNEEESLTELCDWIARVMQKNNFSYEVLLIDDGSKDKSWEKIIDISAANPNIKGIKMRRNYGKSAALHVGFEACLGDVVITMDADLQDSPDEIPELYELIFNQKNDIVSGWKKKRYDPITKTIPTKLFNWATRKMSGIYLHDFNCGLKAYRQEVVKNIEVYGEMHRYIPVIAKWAGFTKIVEKEVQHQERKYGVTKFGLERFVNGFLDLLSITFVTKFGKKPMHLFGLLGSILFMIGIAIAAYLAYAKYVWLDYRMTDRPLFYFGLLAMIIGTQLFVAGFLGELISRNSPERNDYQIHKKTGF comes from the coding sequence ATGAATATTTCCATTGTTGTTCCTTTGTATAATGAGGAAGAATCCTTGACCGAATTGTGTGATTGGATAGCACGCGTGATGCAAAAAAACAATTTTTCGTACGAAGTTTTGTTGATTGACGATGGGAGCAAAGATAAATCTTGGGAAAAGATAATTGACATTTCGGCTGCTAATCCGAATATCAAAGGAATTAAAATGCGCCGAAATTATGGCAAATCTGCCGCGCTTCATGTTGGTTTTGAAGCTTGTTTAGGCGATGTAGTTATTACGATGGATGCCGATTTGCAAGATAGCCCGGATGAAATTCCTGAATTATACGAGTTGATTTTCAATCAAAAAAACGACATTGTTTCAGGCTGGAAAAAGAAACGGTATGATCCGATTACCAAAACCATTCCCACTAAATTATTCAATTGGGCAACGCGCAAAATGTCGGGTATTTATTTACACGATTTTAATTGCGGCTTAAAAGCGTATCGTCAAGAAGTGGTTAAAAACATTGAAGTTTACGGAGAAATGCATCGCTACATTCCGGTGATTGCAAAATGGGCGGGTTTCACAAAAATTGTTGAAAAAGAAGTACAACATCAAGAACGAAAATACGGCGTTACGAAGTTTGGTTTGGAACGCTTTGTAAACGGTTTCTTAGATTTACTTTCCATCACATTTGTAACTAAATTCGGAAAAAAACCAATGCACCTTTTCGGATTATTGGGTAGCATTTTATTTATGATAGGTATTGCAATTGCCGCCTATCTCGCGTATGCGAAATACGTTTGGTTGGATTACCGCATGACCGACAGACCTTTATTTTATTTCGGGTTACTTGCCATGATTATTGGTACGCAGCTTTTTGTGGCGGGCTTTTTAGGCGAATTAATTTCCAGAAATTCTCCGGAAAGAAACGATTATCAAATTCATAAAAAAACAGGTTTTTAA
- a CDS encoding glycosyltransferase family 9 protein — protein sequence MKLNEVKFDCIHFRGDIPCAPNKKRGQVCPTCTEYKAIKTKILIIKLGALGDVIRSTPLITRFRKKYPNAHITWITHSPAILPADKIDKIYKFDFNAVYHITHQQYDVAINLDKEIEACALLSDVQAKEKFGFIWKNNHIDIANEKAEHKLMTGLFDTLSIQNKKNYLEEIFEICGFDFQQEPYLLNYNKDLAEKWTVLREKAGTKIIVGLNTGCGKRWSTRLWPSDYWLELIVRLQKANYFPVLLGGEDENEMNNLYRDKTGAYYPGTFSLEEFIALTSNCDIIVTAVSMMMHIAIGLKKPMLLFNNIFNKHEFELYGKGIIVEPHTGCDCYYGNTCIRSKNCMQDISVEKVFSTIGELSIKLK from the coding sequence ATGAAGTTGAACGAAGTAAAATTTGATTGCATTCATTTTAGAGGCGATATTCCTTGCGCTCCAAATAAAAAAAGAGGACAGGTTTGTCCAACGTGTACAGAATACAAAGCGATTAAAACAAAAATTCTAATTATTAAATTAGGTGCGCTCGGCGATGTTATCCGTTCTACACCGCTTATAACACGTTTCCGAAAAAAATATCCGAATGCACACATTACTTGGATAACACATTCTCCGGCTATTTTACCTGCGGATAAAATTGATAAAATTTACAAATTTGATTTCAATGCAGTATATCATATCACGCATCAACAGTACGATGTTGCAATTAATTTAGATAAAGAAATTGAAGCTTGTGCACTTTTATCGGATGTACAAGCGAAAGAGAAATTTGGCTTTATCTGGAAAAACAATCACATCGACATTGCGAACGAAAAAGCGGAACACAAGCTAATGACCGGACTTTTCGACACACTTTCCATTCAGAATAAAAAGAATTATTTAGAAGAAATTTTTGAAATCTGCGGATTTGATTTTCAACAAGAACCGTATTTGCTCAATTACAACAAGGATTTGGCAGAAAAATGGACAGTGCTTCGCGAAAAAGCAGGAACTAAGATTATTGTCGGATTAAATACTGGTTGCGGAAAACGTTGGAGCACGCGCCTTTGGCCTTCTGATTATTGGTTGGAATTAATTGTTCGTTTGCAAAAAGCAAATTATTTTCCCGTGTTGTTGGGCGGAGAAGATGAGAATGAAATGAATAATTTGTATCGTGATAAAACAGGCGCGTATTATCCTGGCACTTTTTCGTTGGAAGAATTTATTGCGCTCACCTCTAATTGTGATATCATTGTTACTGCTGTTTCGATGATGATGCACATTGCAATTGGTTTGAAAAAGCCGATGCTTTTATTCAATAATATTTTCAATAAACACGAATTTGAATTGTACGGAAAAGGAATTATTGTGGAACCTCATACAGGTTGCGATTGTTATTACGGAAATACATGTATTCGCAGCAAAAATTGCATGCAAGATATTTCCGTAGAAAAAGTTTTTTCCACCATCGGCGAACTAAGCATTAAGCTGAAATGA